A window of the Cucurbita pepo subsp. pepo cultivar mu-cu-16 chromosome LG01, ASM280686v2, whole genome shotgun sequence genome harbors these coding sequences:
- the LOC111798338 gene encoding subtilisin-like protease SBT3.11, with the protein MAKLIFSSFPLCFVLLFSISLNLILSSSAMSAQSVDSASASPAVHIVYMEKPRDEEPEAYHIRTLASVLGSEEAAREALVYSYKNAASGFSAKLTPNQVAEVSKQEGVLQVVPSRTYQLHSGPAGLH; encoded by the exons ATGGCGAAATtgattttctcttcatttcctCTCTGTTTCGTTTTGCTGTTCTCAATTTCTCTGAATTTGATTCTTAGTTCTTCGGCAATGTCCGCTCAATCGGTTGATTCCGCGTCCGCTTCTCCGGCGGTGCATATCGTTTACATGGAGAAGCCCCGCGATGAGGAACCGGAGGCCTACCACATCCGAACCCTAGCTTCTGTTCTCGGCAG TGAAGAGGCTGCTAGAGAGGCGCTTGTGTATAGTTACAAGAATGCTGCCAGTGGCTTCTCTGCTAAGCTTACTCCTAATCAGGTCGCGGAGGTTTCCA AACAAGAAGGAGTTTTACAGGTTGTCCCAAGCCGTACTTATCAGCTGCATTCAGGACCTGCCGGCCTTCACTAG